ggaaaaaaaaacataaaagaagagCTGTGACCCCTCATGGAATGGATCTTGTCTCTCATCTTCCATGTTCTCTCGTGTTCTTCCCTCTTCCTAGACTCGGTGGCATCCTTTCCATCTAACAAAATCCTGTTGCTGGTCTGTATGTAACTAATAAGGAAAAAACGTATATTCGATTCAGTAACAAATCCGTAACAAACTAGAATCCAACGTTCGTAAGACGCCGACTCCAACTCAGTATGAAGAATCACAGATGATCTTCATACCTCAAATTGTATCCAGAgtttgagagaaagagagataacAAACTTTTCGAAAATAtctgaataataaaaaaaatgctGTAAATGAAAGTATTTAAACTAGATATTTGTTGTTGATGAGTAAAACGACGCCGTTGTAACTTCAGGTGAAACGTCGTCGTCTCTCATTTATTTGAATTCTCACGCTTCACACTTCTTCTCTCCACTCTATGCTTCTTCCCTCCTTTTCCTGTATCAAATCCTTCCCCTTCCAGAAACCTTGACCTCAAGGTTGAAAGTCAGGAAACTTCCTCGTGATCTCAAACAAGAACTCCCACGAAGCTTCATCCACCGGTAAATTCTTCCACTTCACCAAGACCTTCGTAGCTGCTCGTCCTTGGCGTTTCACCATCTTCCTCTCCAAAATACTCTCCGGTTCCTTCAAAAACACATCCGTTAAGGTAGTAGGTAACTCAGTTGATGTAGTTGCCGTTCCAATCATCTGCTTCAGCTGAGAAACATGGAATACATGATGGATTTGCGACGTAGGAGGTAAATCCACCTTGTAAGCCACCTCTCCACACTTATCAACAATCTTGTAAGGGCCAAAGTACTTAGGAGCCAGCTTCTGATTAGATCGCAACACCACAGACTTCTGACGATACGGTTGCAACTTCACATAAACATAGTCCCCAATCTCAAAGCTTCTATCAGTACGATGTTGATCCGCGAACTGTTGCATTCGGTGTTGTGCACGAAACAGATGAAACTTCAGCATCAGAAGCATATCTTCCCTATCCTGTAAACACTTCGCTACCACTGCAATCTTCGATTCACCAGGCAGGTAAGGTAAATGCAACGGAGGGGCCTGGCCATAGACTGCTTCAAAAGGAGTAGTTTGAATAGAGGTATGAAAGTTCGTATTGTACCAATATTCAGCTAGAGGAAGCCACTTGCTCCACAGGTGAGGACGATCACTACACATGCACCAAAGATAAGTCTCCACACATCTGTTGACCACCTCCGTTTGACCATCGCTTTGTGGGTGATATGCACTTGACATGTTCAAAGCAACTCCTTGCAGGCTAAACAACTCTTTCCAAAAGTCACTCAAGAACACAGCGTCACGATCACTCACAATAGAACGAGGAAACCCGTGTAACTTGAAAATATTATCCAAGAAACTCTGAGCCACAGACGAAGCAGAGTATGGATGTGACAGAGCAATGAAATGGGCTGCCTTCGTCAGACGATCAACTACCACCAAAATCACCGATTTCCGGAAAGAAGGCGGTAACCCATCAATGAAGTCAAGAGATATATCCGTCCACACTGCCTCTGGGATTGGAAGAGGTTGAATCAAACCAGGATATGCTGCTGTGTCATACTTGCATTGCTGACACACTTGACACTCCCTGATAAACTTCTGTATGTCTTTGGACATGCCTTTCCAATAAAATAGACTCTTAACTCGTTGATGTGTCACATCTCTACCAGAATGACCGCCTAAACCAGAACAATGAAGCCATTGAAGAATAGACGTCCTAATAGCTTCATTACTCGGTACTACAATCTTACTCTTCCTTCGCAATATCTCTTGAGACCAAGTAAAATTCTTCTTAGACAGAGGCTTCTCCTTCAACCCTTCTATTACTGCCTTTATCAACACATCACTCTCATACGCTTCCTGAATCTGCTTCAACAAGTCACACTCCAAAACTGATAAAGCCATGTGTAAGATCTCAGTACCTTCCACCCTTGATAACGCGTCAGCCACTACATTTTCTTTCCCTTGGCGGTATTGGATCTCATAGTCAAACTCCAACAACTTGGGTAGCCACTGTTGTTGAATAGGAGTGTTGAGACGCTGCTCCAACAGATATTTGAGACTCTTCTGATCCGTCTTAATGATGAAATGATTAGGTAATAGATAGTGGCGCCACTTCTGAACCGCAAAGACCACCGCCAAAAGCTCCTTCTCATAGATAGATAAGTGTAGCTGCTTGCCCTTCAAATGCCTACTGATATAAGCCACTGGATGACCTTCTTGCATAAGAACATCACCAATGCCTTGCCCTGAAGCATCTGTCTCGACTACAAAGGGTTTATCGAAACGTGGTAGAGCCAAAACAGGGGCTTCACAGAGTGCTTTCTTCAGTCCATCAAACGCAGGTTCTGCTTCTTCTGTCCACACAAAGTTGTCTTTCTTCGTTTAGATAGTCAATGGACGAGCTATAGAACCAAAATCCCTCACAAATCGACGGTAATAACCTGCCAATCCCAAAAATCCTCTCAACTGCTTCAAACCAGATGGAACAGGCCACTCCTTAACAGCTTTCACCTTCTGAGGATCAGTGGAAACTCCAGATGCTTGTATGTAGTGACCCAAGTATTCCACTCGATCTGTCGCAAAAGAACACTTGCTCATCTTAGCATAAAGTTTATTCTCCCTCATCAACTCAAAGACTCTGCGCAGATGAACAAGATGAACTTCGATCGTTGGGCTATACACAAGTATATCatcaaagaaaatcaaaacGCCTTTACGCAACAGCTCTTCAAACACAGCATTCATCAATCCTTGAAAGGTagcaggagcattagttaaaccaaAAGGCATAACCAAGTACTCAAAATGCCCACTATgcgttttaaaagcagttttatGGATGTCAGCAGGATCCATTCTGACCTGGTGATAACCTGCACGCAAATCTATCTTGGAGTAGACCGCAGAGCCCCCAAGTTCATCCATTAAGTCTTCTATCAGAGGAATGGGGAACCGATCTTTGACAGTCATCACATTAAGACCACGGTAATCAACGCATAACCTCCAGGTACCATTTTTCTTCTTGACTAATACCACTGGTGAAGCATAGGGACTTGAACTATGCTGAATCGTTCCCGCCTGAAGCAACTCCTTCACCATGTTATCAATTTCGTTCTTCTGATATAAAGCATAGCGATATGGTCTCTGGTTAACGGGGTTGGAACCCTCTATGAGAGGAATTTTATGGTTATGGTGTTCTCTGAAAGGAGGTAACGACTTCGGCTCTTCAAAAATATCAGCAAACTCAGTTAACAACTCCGAAACTGCTGGACAGATTTCCACAGCTTCCTTCACCATTTCTACTGAACATAACTCAGCAGATGTTGGCTCTTCTACCTCATGGACACAAATCATCGCTATTTGCACCTCCTCTTCTCTGTACTGGTTTATTTTCTGAGCCTTCAAAGCATGAACTGATCCATCCTTCAACCCATGTAACAAAACGTATTTATCTTCGCGCTTAAACTTCATTGTCAACTGTTGGAAATCCCACGTTATAGGACCCCACTGTTCCAACCATTGAACTCCTAACACCATGTCACAACCTCCAAGTGGAATCACCATGAAATCAGCAATAAAAGAATTGTGTTGAAAGTTCCACTGCAGATTCGAAACTCTTCCTGAGACTGCCAACTTACTACCATCTGCCACCGCCACTCTTGCCAATCCTGTTGGTAAGATAGTACAGTTTAACTTCATCGCAACTTTTGGATCAATGAAATTGTGTGTAGAACCAGAATCTACCAACACAAATACAGCACGTTTCCCTGATACTCCTTTTACTCTCATAGTTCTGTAACCCGTAATGCCTGCTACCGCATTCACAGAAATATGAGCACAATCTCCATCATTCTCCTCAGTTTTTTCTTGTTCTATCaactcttcttcctcctcctccgcagCTTCAATCATAAACAGCTGAGTTTTTTTATGCTTCAAGTAATGCCCCGGAGTGTACTTCTCATCACAAAAGTAACATAAACCCTCAGCTCTTCTCTTGCTCATCTCCTCTTGAGATAGTGGTTTCCACGGCATCTTCTCATTCTTTTCTCCCACTACATTACTACCCTCCTTCTTATAAAGTAACAGACCCTTACTGTTATTGGCTGGTTTGGACTGAGACCACGTTGATTGAAAATGCTTCTTAGGATGTGCCTTCTCGTACAAGCGACCGAGCATAAGACATTGTCGAACTGTTTGCGGTTGGAACATACGAACGTGCATCTGTGTATCAGTTCGCAGACTTGCTAAGTAAGCACTAACCAAGTAAGCTTCAGTCATCTTCACTCTCACGCGAATCAGCTCAAACTTCCCATGGTAATCTACAATACCATCAGTTTCTTTCAACTCCTTCAACTCAGCAATCAGATCATCCAAGACATCTTCAAAACGCTCTACCAACAATATCCGATAAGTCGTCCAATCATACAACAGATCTGGACCTTCATCAGATTGCATCACAGATTGATGCCAAGCCGAAGCTAAACCATCAAAATGCATAGATGCTAATCCCACCTTCATATCTTCAGGAGTTACATCAATAGAGAAAAATTGTTCCACCTTGCCTAACCACTCCTTCAAGTTATCACCGTTAAACCGAGGAAAATCCAGCTTCGCAAGTCTAGTTCGACCAGAATAGTGACCAGGTCCACCAGATCTACCTTTACCCGATTCATACGACCCCGGTGAAGGCTGATCCGACTTACGATCCTCGCTCATTGCTGGTTGTCCCTTTTGATATGAAAGCAAGCGGATCGCTTCGAAGATCTCAGTGATGTGTTGATCAAGCTTGAGGTTGAGCTTCTCCGTTTGCTCTTCCATCTTCTCTTCCAACACCGTTATCCTTGATCCAAACGAACCTTCCGCCTCTCGCATCGTCGCCTCTCGCATCATCGTTTGCGATCTCGTTTCCATCTCCAACTTCCGAAGAACGACGAAGCTCTGATACCTTTAATAACGAAAAAACGTATATTCGATTCAGTAACAAATCCGTAACAAACTAGAATCCAACGTTCGTAAAACGCCGACTCCAACTCAGTATGAAGAATCACAGATGATCTTCATACCTCAAATTGTATCCAGAgtttgagagaaagagagataacAAACTTTTCGAAAATATCTGAATAATAAAGAAAATGCTGTAAAGGAAAGTATTTAAACTAGATATTTGTTGTTGATGAGTAAAACGACGCCGTTGTAACTTCAAGTGAAACGTCGTCGTAACGTCGTCGTCTCTCATTTATTTGAATTCTCACGCTTCACACTTCTTCTCTCCACTCTATGCTTCTTCCCTCCTTTTCCTGTATCAGTAACTCTATGTGGTCCGTTTCTGAGAAGCTCCTCCTAAGCTTTTTTTAACTCATTCCACCAAAATCCAGACAGGTGAAACTCCTCTTCTATCAACTTGGTGCTGATTGCTGAAGCCATCTTACAACAGTAAAAGTTATATTAAGCTTGTGGTTGATCCGGTTACCAAAGAAACATCCTTATTTGAGCCAGCTGGTTAAATAAATTGTCTTCCAAGGTTTGGACTTATATTGATCTGTTGACATATGATCTTCATAATCATATTTAGTGTTGCACATTGTGGATCCAAGACTGATTAAAACAAAAGGTCTTAACTCTTGAGTGATTTCATCATGTAATGCATTCACATCGGTTTGCTGTGTGTGCAAGAAAATGCATTCACCCCATTGCCTTGTAGTAATAAACAAgaccaaattttttttccacaaaaaaaagaagaccaAAACTGTTCTGTCTCCATGTTTCTGTTTTCCTTTTTGATACAGCGACAATCCTGAACTATAATTACAAATCAAATATCATCAGACCAGACAAATGGTTATAATAACATGAATTTTTTTGATCCTCTTGGAATGGATTTTGATTGGCACTGCGTAATACCTTTCTCTCTCGCTGCGAAGTTCTTCTTGATCACACAGACCATTGGTGAATTGAAAAATGTACTCCTGACATACAGAAGAAAGATGAACGCTTTTTTATCACAAGATTTGCAGCATGAATCCAGGTACACACATGAGCATGATGAAACAGAGGAAAGAAATGTTTTTTGCATAAGAATGTAGAAGACACAAAGTCTTGTTCTGAAACCAATCAAAAGGAACTCACAGGTTCAGAATCTAATAGAGTTTTTGTGAAGTAACCATATCCATAGTTACCACCAGAATCAAGCAACAAATTCACcaacttacaaaaaaaaataaaaaattctccGTAGAGAGATTAATTCAGTGGTGATTCTAATAGAGCTGACTGGAtggataaaacaaaaaaaaaggttccaCCGAGAATTGAACTCGGGTTACTGGATTCAGAGTCCAATGTCCTAACCGCTAGACCATGGAACCATTTCGGCTGTCAACCGCAGTTTAGTATACACCTAAACAACaaactgtatatatatttataaatgaataaataataatttcgtAAAACGACTGCGCTTTTTATTAACTGCGTTGTCAGTAACAATAGTGGCGACTCCGATAGTAAGAAACCCTGAaggagagtgagagtgagagagagtatgGAGAAAAGGAAGGAGAAGCGAACTAGGTCAGATGATTCCGACGAGTCAGATAACGATGTTCTCAGCAAACGATCGTCCCGATTCGGCCGAATCAGAGGAAGAGGCaggggaagaggaagaggaagaagacggcATGCAACAGACATGCCTACCCCCGCGAAGGTTAAATTAATTTCCCAAAAGAGGAAATGTTTGCTTCTGCAGGatgatggaagaagaagaagaaagaatgtGGGTTTGACTTGTCATCAGTGTAAAATCGTCAAGAGTAAGAGTGATTTTGTCTTGTGTTCTAAATGCATCAAGGTTAAGAAGCGCTATTGCTATGACTGCATCAACAGATGGTATAAAGTCTTTCACTTGCACACACTAGAAACGATTTTGCAATGTCATATGAGAATCTTGACTTCTCTAATATATATAGGTATCCAGAGAGAACCCCTGAGGAAGTTCAAACTGCATGTCCTTTCTGTTTGGGGAATTGCAACTGCAGAGCTTGTTTGCGGGAGCCTTTGCTTCTCAAGGTAAGTGGGCTTCAGATTCCTTTCTTCTCATGTCCAATGACATGCTTCCTTCATTTTTGACCTTTTCTCTGAATCTCAGCAGAGACCGAGTGAGAAGGACGCTAATGTCACGCTCAAGCAGTTGCAGTATCTACTAGTTAAAGCTCTTCCTGTTCTTAGGGATATTTATGCTGAGCAGAACCGTGAACTAGAGGTTGAATCCGCTATTAGAGGTAATGGGTTTTCACTTGTTTTTGCACTCCTCTCATTTTCTCACCTAACCTCTTTTATTCTTCTAGGTATCCCTGTGACTGAGTCTGATATCACTAGGTGGAAACTTGACATAGATGAACGCATTTACTGGTAAAACTTTTAACTTTgatttttcttagttttttacattatatattgtATCCGTTGCAAATAGGCAATAGGAAGAGAGAATCTTATGTAGCTATTGTCACCAAGTTCACCAGAAGATGTTTCTATTTAACGATAGTTACGTTGGGGGAATTATTTGGGTGTAAGTGGTTGATCTTATTATTTCATTTCCGTGTTTCTATTGCTGGTGCCTTTACCacaattatgttatttttataaacatctCTGTGGTTCCTTGTTTGCTTACAGTTTCTTCACCCTTTTACGACAGTGACCTCTGCAGCACATCCATTGCCAACTTTCACAGAAGCTGTCTGAACCTATATTGTTCATTCGATATATGTCTTTCTTGCTGCAAGGAACTAAGAGAGCATTTCCGCAAGCAGAAAATTGCAGAAAGGACAGGTCAAGGAAAAGACTCCAGCGTTCCTTTGGATATCTCTAATTGGAAGCTTAATTCTGACGGTAGCATTCCATGCCCTCCAAAACAGCGTGGTGGTTGTGGTACTTCAACACTGGTGTTGAAACGCTTGTGCGAATGTGATTGGGTCAGTAAACTGATAACGGATGCAGAGGAAGTTACTCTGCAGTTTCAGCCACCAGATGTGGATATTGCTCATGAATGTTCCTCATGCAATGCCAACTCTGGTTCCATCATCAGAAGGCAGGCGGCGTTTAGGAAGAATGCTAGTCATGATAACTTCTTATATTCCCCAAATGCCGTTGATCTGGCTGAAGACGATATTGCTCATTTTCAGTCGCATTGGATGAGGGCAGAACCTGTGATAGTCAGAAATGTCCTCGAGAAGACATATGGGCTAAGTTGGGAACCAATGGTTATGTGGAGAGCGTGCAGGGAAATGAATCCAAAAGTTCAGTGCAAAGGAGATGCGAAAAGCGTGAAAGCGGTGAATTGCTTGGACTGGTGTCAGGTCAGTCATGTAATGAACTTGTATACCCATTCTCATATTTGAAAAGTATACTCATTCTCATCCCTTTCTCTTGTAGATTGAAATCAATATTCATCAGTTTTTTCAAGGCTACTTAATAGGCCGCATGGATCAAAGTGGTTGGCCAGAATTGCTGAAGTTGGAGGATTGGCCTCCATCAACTTTATTTGAAGAGCGCCTTCCAAGGCATAACGCTGAGTTTATTTCTGCGTTACCTTTCTCTGATTACACTGACCCAAAGGTATCTTGAATCTCGCAACAAGACTTCCTGAAGGATCCTTGAAGCCAGATCTTGGACCCAAGACATACATTGCCTACGGTTTCCCTGAAGAACTTGATAGAGGAGATTCTGTGACAAAGCTGCATTGTAATATCTCTGACACGGTGCGTGTCCCAATTTATTCTCACACTTTCTTAATTCCTGATAGACAGCATAACGAAACTGAACTGGCatgtttttctgttttaattgcTCTGTGAACTTGAGTTAGGTATATGTGCTGACACACACAGCTAAAGTGGATATAACTCCTCGGCAATACAAACGTATAAAAGAAGCACGGAAACGCTATGAAGAAACCCAGTTGCATAAACAATACGGTGGTCAACAGACAGAAGCTTGCGAATGTGAAAACAAGTCactgaaagaagaagagaatgagGAAGCTTTTAAGAAATGCGACGGTCTTTTGGGAGAACCATCAACTAGCAGTTTGAAACCGTCTGGGTCACAAGAAGCTGATAAAGTATTTGTTTCAAAAGGTATTGCAATAAGCTCCATCCATGTTTATGCATAATTTACTGAAGAAAGTTTGCGTAAATTTAAGGTGTCTGCGCTAACATTCAAAGAGCTGATCCTATGGAAGAGTCAGGTTATGATCCTAAGACGGATGTACCGGTGATAAACGAACCGTTTGCTTGTGAGAATTTTATTGGCGATGTTTGAAGATAGAGAGATTATCACCAAAGTACCAAAATGAAGATGATCCCACGGTGGAGGATGGCCTCATGATGCCAACGCTTCCTTCAACTCCCCCGTGGGAGAAAGTGGATAGTCCCCCACAACATGTTGTGAGTACAATTGCAAAGTCCATACAAGAGCAGAAATTGGATGCTCCAAAAGAAACTAATGCCAATGAGAGTTCAAATGGTGGTGCTGTGTGGGACATATTTCGAAGAGAGGATGTTCCAAAACTTATTGAGTATCTGAAAAGGCACAAGCATGAGTTTCGTCATTTTTATAACAAACCTGTGGAATCTGTAAGTATCATCACTCACATCACTCTTGTAAGTGACTAGTATCTGAGAGAAATCTTGAATTTATTAATGCTTCTGTTTAAATTTTCAGGTTATTCACCCAATTCATGACCACAGTATATTCTTGAACGAAAAACAGAAGAAACAGCTAAAGGAGGAATTCGGTAAGATTCTTGGTTTGGATTGTAAAAGCTAATTTTTCTTCTATGCTATGGTGAAGGACTGAAGGGTTACATGTATGGCTTTTCATATGCACAGACATAGAGCCATGGACATTTGTGCAGCATCTCGGTGAAGCTGTTTTCATCCCTGCAGGTTGTCCTCATCAAGTGAGGAACATACAGGTTCAATATTCCCTCTTTGTTTCGACATCTCATTTTCATGTGTTAGTAATACTAAAAACTGAAACGATTTACAGTCTTGCATAAAGGTGGCACTT
This genomic stretch from Raphanus sativus cultivar WK10039 chromosome 3, ASM80110v3, whole genome shotgun sequence harbors:
- the LOC108844797 gene encoding LOW QUALITY PROTEIN: lysine-specific demethylase JMJ27-like (The sequence of the model RefSeq protein was modified relative to this genomic sequence to represent the inferred CDS: inserted 1 base in 1 codon) gives rise to the protein MGIPVTESDITRWKLDIDERIYCDLCSTSIANFHRSCLNLYCSFDICLSCCKELREHFRKQKIAERTGQGKDSSVPLDISNWKLNSDGSIPCPPKQRGGCGTSTLVLKRLCECDWVSKLITDAEEVTLQFQPPDVDIAHECSSCNANSGSIIRRQAAFRKNASHDNFLYSPNAVDLAEDDIAHFQSHWMRAEPVIVRNVLEKTYGLSWEPMVMWRACREMNPKVQCKGDAKSVKAVNCLDWCQIEINIHQFFQGYLIGRMDQSGWPELLKLEDWPPSTLFEERLPRHNAEFISALPFSDYTDPXGILNLATRLPEGSLKPDLGPKTYIAYGFPEELDRGDSVTKLHCNISDTVYVLTHTAKVDITPRQYKRIKEARKRYEETQLHKQYGGQQTEACECENKSLKEEENEEAFKKCDGLLGEPSTSSLKPSGSQEADKVFVSKVDSPPQHVVSTIAKSIQEQKLDAPKETNANESSNGGAVWDIFRREDVPKLIEYLKRHKHEFRHFYNKPVESVIHPIHDHSIFLNEKQKKQLKEEFDIEPWTFVQHLGEAVFIPAGCPHQVRNIQSCIKVALDFVAPESVEECLRLTQGIRRLPKDHKSNEDRLEVKKVVLHAASSAIRESKYLIMQNSRTQ